One Gemmatimonadota bacterium genomic window, GATACCGAAGATTCCGGACCGAAAAATCCGGCCAGCGTGTCCTCCGATGCGGAAAACCCCGAGAGCCGATATTCCCACTGCGCGGACATACTGAAGCGGTCCCTGGACCGGTACCGCATGTACAGCCGCAGATCGTGTTCGGGCTTCAATCCGGACCGGCCGCGTCGCTCATAGCGGGCTCGCCACTGGACCCGGGCCGGCGTCCGCCAGGCCACCTGTCCCCGCCAGGTATCCAGCGGAGCGGACCCGGTGGTCTGTCTTTCATCCATGTCACGGCGCCACACTCCGGAGGCTATGACACCGCGCCCCATTCTGCGGCGAAACTGTAGGGTGTTGCGCCGGTACAATTCCAGGTAGGTCAACCGTGGTTCCACGCTCAATTGAAGCGTAGTGCGGCGATCCGGCCGCCAGCGCAGTAGCAGGCTCTGCCACGACCTTTCCGACTTTTCTATCAACCTGGCATCGGGCTGGCGGTGGAAAGTCAGCCCACCTTCCACGCCCTCCATGCTCCAGACCATGCCTCCCTGAACGGTCTGGTAACCCTTGTCGTCGATGGCCAATTCACCGAACAGGTTCGTGCCGCCGTACAGGAAGTCCAGGTCCGCGCCCACGCGCAGGCTTCCTTCAGACTGAAGGACCGAGATGCCGACCAGTCCACTATTCCGGCTCCAGCCGATGCGGCCCCCTGGTTCCCAATTTCCCGAATCGGCCCGCGAAAGCATCCCCGTCAGGCGAAAACCTCGACGGTCGATCTGCAGCGCTGCGCCGCGCCGGGCACCGGATGCATAGGTCGTCCGCACGGGCCGCAGGCCACGGATGCGGCGTTTCACCGACGCGCTGAGACTGGCCGTGGAAGGCCGGATCGAATGGCTGCGCCATATCAGTCCCTGCCCGAAATCCATTTCAAAGTATCCGAGTAACAGTCTGCGGGAAGTAGCCGAACCGCCGAAATCCACGTATCCGGACCGCCACTGGGTTTCGCCGCCCCGGTCCCGGCGTTCGCCCCGGCCACCCAGCTTGAACCTGCTTCCAAGGCCGATATCCGCCTGCATACCCAGGATGCCGTTTCCCGGCGTGTCGGGACGGTCTGTGCGGCTTCGCGCCAGGCGCAGTCGCCCGGTGGTCTCGAAACTGGGATCGTCCCCTGCGCCGCCTCCTGCCGCGCGAACGAAGGGACTGATCCGGGAAACAAGGGCAGGCGTGAAACCTTGAACCCGTACGAGTTCCCCGGCGTTGCCGAAGGGTCCGTGCCTTTCACGCCAGGCCACGAT contains:
- a CDS encoding helix-hairpin-helix domain-containing protein produces the protein MRLFMKPIWRMLAATSLVAMMGLPEERAAQDLDYSIDALIDREAADIDPEDIALLVSLRRDPLDINRSGRTELEQLPWITPALAGAIVAWRERHGPFGNAGELVRVQGFTPALVSRISPFVRAAGGGAGDDPSFETTGRLRLARSRTDRPDTPGNGILGMQADIGLGSRFKLGGRGERRDRGGETQWRSGYVDFGGSATSRRLLLGYFEMDFGQGLIWRSHSIRPSTASLSASVKRRIRGLRPVRTTYASGARRGAALQIDRRGFRLTGMLSRADSGNWEPGGRIGWSRNSGLVGISVLQSEGSLRVGADLDFLYGGTNLFGELAIDDKGYQTVQGGMVWSMEGVEGGLTFHRQPDARLIEKSERSWQSLLLRWRPDRRTTLQLSVEPRLTYLELYRRNTLQFRRRMGRGVIASGVWRRDMDERQTTGSAPLDTWRGQVAWRTPARVQWRARYERRGRSGLKPEHDLRLYMRYRSRDRFSMSAQWEYRLSGFSASEDTLAGFFGPESSVS